A window of Nicotiana tabacum cultivar K326 chromosome 24, ASM71507v2, whole genome shotgun sequence contains these coding sequences:
- the LOC107780352 gene encoding uncharacterized protein LOC107780352 codes for MPGFAKYLKDLITKKKTTKNEVVNVTHRVSFIIATTTVQKKEDPRAFTIPCTIRLRNFVRALYDNGASINLIPLDIYKQAGLGMPRSTSMRLQMADRSIQRPVGIVDDVLVKVGKFLLPADFVILDCVIDKEIPTI; via the coding sequence atgccGGGTTTTGCTAAGTACTTGAAGGACTTAATCACCAAGAAGAAAACCACCAagaatgaagtggtgaatgtgactcacCGGGTTAGCTTCATCATTGCAACAACCACCgttcaaaagaaagaagaccCGAGAGCTTTTACCATACCATGCACTATCAGGTTGCGTAATTTTGTACGAGCTCTTTATGATAATGGGGCTAGCATCAACTTAATTCCTCTTGATATTTACAAGCAAGCGGGGTTAGGTATGCCGAGGTCTACaagtatgaggttgcaaatggccgaCCGTTCAATACAAAGACCGGTAGGAAttgttgatgatgttcttgtgaaAGTGGGGAAGTTCCTCCTCCCTGCCGACTTTGTTATCCTTGATTGTGTTATTGATAAAGAAATCCCTACCATCTAG